The following proteins are co-located in the Microvirga ossetica genome:
- the rpsT gene encoding 30S ribosomal protein S20, which yields MANTVSAKKMTRKIAKRTAINKSRRSRMRTFVRKVEEAIAAGNQTEAAAALRAAEPEMMRAAQKGIVHKNTASRKVSRLASRIKTLSA from the coding sequence ATGGCCAACACCGTGTCCGCCAAGAAGATGACCCGCAAGATCGCAAAGCGCACCGCGATCAACAAGTCGCGTCGTAGCCGGATGCGGACCTTCGTCCGCAAGGTTGAAGAGGCGATCGCTGCCGGTAATCAGACCGAGGCCGCGGCCGCTCTGCGCGCCGCCGAGCCGGAGATGATGCGCGCCGCCCAGAAGGGCATCGTGCACAAGAACACCGCGTCGCGGAAGGTCTCGCGTCTGGCGAGCCGCATCAAGACGCTGAGCGCTTAA
- a CDS encoding TSUP family transporter — translation MDIGFDMIAALAAVSFLAGFVDSIAGGGGLLTVPALLLAGLDPAQAIATNKVQGSVAAASATYTFGRKGLIEWQKAWGFTLVAFLSSIAGALCVQFLPRSVLEVLIPLLLIAIAFYFALSRKMKDEDAHARMTALAFGLTAPVAIGFYDGIFGPGAGSFYMLAFVTLLGYGVVKATAHTKLVNLASNFGSLLLYSATGAVVWPIGLVMAGASLLGAQIGSRLAMRLGARIIRPLLVLVSSLMALRLLLDPANPWRQALQKAALALF, via the coding sequence ATCGATATCGGCTTCGACATGATCGCGGCGCTTGCCGCGGTCTCCTTTCTTGCGGGCTTCGTGGATTCCATCGCCGGAGGCGGCGGGCTTCTGACCGTGCCGGCCCTCCTGCTCGCGGGCCTCGATCCGGCCCAGGCGATCGCCACCAACAAGGTCCAGGGCTCGGTCGCTGCCGCTTCCGCCACCTACACCTTCGGCCGCAAGGGGCTGATCGAGTGGCAGAAGGCCTGGGGCTTCACCTTGGTGGCTTTCCTGAGCAGCATCGCCGGGGCCCTGTGCGTCCAGTTCCTGCCGCGCTCCGTGCTCGAAGTGCTGATCCCGCTGCTGCTCATCGCCATCGCCTTCTACTTCGCCCTGTCGCGCAAGATGAAGGACGAGGACGCCCATGCCCGCATGACGGCCCTGGCCTTCGGCCTGACGGCACCGGTCGCCATCGGCTTCTACGACGGCATCTTCGGGCCGGGCGCGGGCTCCTTCTATATGCTCGCCTTCGTGACGCTGCTCGGCTACGGCGTGGTGAAGGCGACCGCCCATACCAAGCTTGTCAATCTGGCGAGCAATTTCGGCAGCCTTCTCCTTTATTCCGCAACCGGTGCCGTGGTGTGGCCGATCGGGCTCGTCATGGCGGGAGCCTCGCTGCTGGGAGCCCAGATCGGCTCGCGTCTCGCCATGCGGCTGGGGGCCCGGATCATCCGGCCGCTCCTGGTCCTGGTGTCGAGCCTCATGGCGCTCAGGCTCCTTCTGGATCCCGCCAATCCCTGGCGCCAGGCCCTTCAGAAGGCGGCGCTGGCGCTTTTTTGA
- the dnaN gene encoding DNA polymerase III subunit beta, with amino-acid sequence MRVTVERAALLKALGHVHRVVERRNTIPILSNVLLRADEGSLRLKATDLDIEVTETIPAEITEAGSTTVPAYMIYDIVRKLSDGAQVSLEMSPDMGQMQIRSGRSRFMLQALPESDFPDLAAGDLPHRFTLTAADLKRLIEKTQFAISTEETRYYLNGIYLHTIDAGGSIVMRAVATDGHRLARVEIPAPNGSEGMPGVIVPRKAVAEIVKLVEDGSESVTIELSPAKVRLTFDGVVLTSKLIDGTFPDYQRVIPAGNDKVLVVERGEFSKAVDRVSTISSERGRAVKLALGDGRLTLTVNNPDSGSATEELEVDYDAAPIDIGFNARYLLDIASQLDGDTALFKLADPGSPTIVQDREGAPALYVLMPMRV; translated from the coding sequence ATGAGAGTTACCGTTGAGCGCGCCGCTCTGCTGAAGGCGCTGGGGCATGTGCACCGCGTCGTCGAGCGTCGCAACACCATCCCGATCCTCTCGAACGTCCTGTTGCGGGCGGATGAGGGTTCCCTGCGCCTGAAGGCGACCGACCTCGACATCGAGGTGACGGAAACGATCCCCGCCGAGATCACCGAGGCAGGCTCCACCACCGTTCCGGCCTACATGATCTACGACATCGTGCGCAAGCTCTCGGACGGCGCGCAGGTCTCGCTCGAGATGAGCCCCGACATGGGCCAGATGCAGATCCGTTCCGGCCGCTCGCGCTTCATGCTGCAGGCGCTGCCGGAGAGCGACTTCCCCGATCTCGCCGCCGGCGACCTGCCGCATCGCTTCACGCTCACTGCCGCCGATCTCAAGCGTCTGATCGAGAAGACGCAGTTCGCGATCTCGACGGAAGAGACGCGCTACTACCTCAACGGCATCTATCTCCACACAATCGATGCGGGCGGCTCCATTGTCATGCGCGCGGTCGCCACCGATGGCCACCGCCTCGCCCGGGTCGAGATCCCGGCGCCGAACGGTTCGGAAGGCATGCCCGGCGTGATCGTGCCACGCAAGGCCGTGGCCGAGATCGTCAAGCTCGTGGAAGACGGCTCCGAGAGCGTCACCATCGAATTGTCCCCCGCCAAGGTGCGGCTGACCTTCGACGGCGTGGTGCTGACCTCCAAGCTCATCGACGGCACCTTCCCCGATTACCAGCGCGTCATCCCGGCCGGGAACGACAAGGTTCTCGTGGTCGAGCGCGGCGAGTTCTCGAAGGCCGTGGACCGCGTCTCCACCATCTCGTCGGAACGCGGCCGCGCGGTGAAGCTCGCGCTGGGCGACGGACGCCTGACTTTGACCGTCAACAACCCGGATTCGGGCAGCGCGACGGAAGAGCTCGAGGTCGATTACGATGCGGCGCCAATCGATATCGGCTTCAACGCCCGCTACCTTCTCGACATCGCAAGCCAGCTCGACGGCGACACGGCCCTGTTCAAGCTCGCCGATCCCGGCTCCCCCACCATCGTCCAGGACCGCGAAGGCGCCCCCGCGCTCTACGTCCTGATGCCGATGCGGGTGTAA
- the ubiE gene encoding bifunctional demethylmenaquinone methyltransferase/2-methoxy-6-polyprenyl-1,4-benzoquinol methylase UbiE, whose amino-acid sequence MTDENTHFGFQSVPLGEKQGKVNEVFRSVASRYDLMNDLMSAGLHRHWKDTLVSTLRPPRDRPFRHLDVAGGTGDVAFRILDGSGPQTRVTVLDINGEMLKVGAERAGHRYEGRIDFVEANAEELPFESKTFDAYTIAFGIRNVPRIDVALREAHRVLKPGGRFLCLEFSKVDVPVLDRIYDAYSFNVIPKLGSMVTGDAESYQYLVESIRRFPTPAAFAQMIEEAGFRRVTHRALTAGVVAIHSGWKI is encoded by the coding sequence ATGACCGACGAGAACACCCATTTCGGGTTCCAGTCCGTGCCCCTCGGCGAGAAGCAGGGCAAGGTCAACGAGGTCTTCCGCTCGGTGGCGAGCCGCTACGACCTGATGAACGACCTCATGTCCGCCGGGCTCCACCGCCACTGGAAGGATACGCTCGTCTCGACCCTGCGTCCGCCCCGCGACCGGCCGTTCCGCCATCTCGACGTGGCCGGCGGCACCGGTGACGTGGCCTTCCGTATCCTCGACGGGAGCGGCCCGCAGACCCGCGTGACCGTGCTCGACATCAACGGCGAGATGCTGAAAGTCGGCGCCGAGCGGGCCGGCCACCGGTATGAAGGCCGTATCGATTTCGTCGAAGCCAATGCGGAGGAACTGCCCTTCGAATCCAAGACCTTCGACGCCTACACCATCGCCTTCGGCATCCGCAACGTCCCGCGCATCGACGTGGCGCTTCGCGAGGCGCACCGGGTGCTCAAACCCGGCGGACGCTTCCTCTGCCTCGAATTCTCGAAGGTCGACGTGCCGGTGCTCGACAGGATCTACGACGCCTATTCCTTCAACGTCATCCCGAAGCTCGGGAGCATGGTGACGGGGGATGCGGAATCCTACCAGTATCTGGTGGAATCGATCCGCCGCTTCCCGACGCCGGCCGCCTTCGCGCAGATGATCGAGGAGGCGGGCTTCAGGCGCGTGACGCACCGCGCGCTGACGGCCGGCGTCGTCGCCATCCACTCGGGCTGGAAGATCTGA
- a CDS encoding enoyl-CoA hydratase, with translation MAFETILVETRGKVGLITLNRPQALNALNTALLNEVNQALDAFDADADIGCIVITGSEKAFAAGADIKEMAELAYPHTYMADLFSGWEKVSGRRKPMIAAVAGFALGGGCEFAMMCDFIIAADNAKFGQPEIKLGVMPGMGGTQRLTRLIGKAKAMEMCLTGRLMGAEEAERSGLVARVVPLADLLNEAMKTAETIAAMSLPIAMMTKETINRADEVSLSEGIRFERRLFHAMFATADQKEGMAAFVGKRPAEFKNQ, from the coding sequence ATGGCTTTTGAGACGATTCTCGTTGAGACGCGCGGCAAGGTGGGGCTGATCACCCTCAACCGGCCCCAGGCCCTGAACGCCCTCAATACGGCGCTGCTGAACGAGGTGAACCAGGCGCTCGACGCCTTCGACGCGGACGCCGATATCGGCTGCATCGTCATCACGGGATCGGAGAAGGCCTTCGCCGCCGGCGCCGATATCAAGGAGATGGCGGAACTCGCCTACCCGCACACCTACATGGCCGATCTCTTCTCCGGCTGGGAGAAGGTGTCGGGGCGGCGCAAGCCGATGATCGCGGCGGTGGCGGGCTTCGCGCTCGGCGGCGGCTGCGAGTTCGCCATGATGTGCGACTTCATCATCGCGGCCGACAACGCCAAGTTCGGCCAGCCGGAGATCAAGCTCGGCGTCATGCCGGGCATGGGCGGCACGCAGCGCCTGACGCGGCTCATCGGCAAGGCCAAGGCCATGGAGATGTGCTTGACGGGCCGCCTGATGGGTGCCGAGGAGGCCGAGCGCTCGGGCCTCGTCGCCCGCGTGGTGCCGCTCGCGGATCTTCTGAACGAGGCCATGAAGACGGCCGAGACCATCGCCGCCATGTCGCTGCCCATCGCCATGATGACGAAGGAAACCATCAACCGCGCCGACGAGGTCTCGCTTTCCGAGGGCATCCGCTTCGAGCGGCGCCTGTTCCACGCCATGTTCGCCACCGCCGACCAGAAGGAAGGCATGGCCGCCTTCGTCGGCAAGCGCCCGGCCGAGTTCAAGAACCAGTAA
- the dut gene encoding dUTP diphosphatase has protein sequence MSRQLRIRRLAHAADLPLPRYETAGAAGMDLVAANPSDAPIVLESLARALVPTGLVFQLEPGFEAQVRPRSGLAFKHGVTVLNAPGTVDADYRGEVQVLLVNLGSEPFTVTRGMRIAQLVVAPVLQVEPVEVELVDETPRAAGGFGSTGLG, from the coding sequence ATGAGCCGCCAACTGCGCATCCGGCGTCTTGCCCATGCCGCCGACCTGCCGCTGCCGCGCTACGAGACTGCCGGCGCCGCGGGCATGGATCTCGTCGCGGCCAATCCGTCCGATGCGCCGATCGTCCTCGAATCCCTGGCGCGAGCGCTGGTTCCCACCGGTCTCGTCTTCCAGCTTGAGCCCGGTTTCGAGGCGCAGGTGCGGCCCCGTTCCGGGCTTGCCTTCAAGCATGGCGTGACCGTGCTCAATGCGCCGGGAACCGTCGATGCGGATTACCGCGGCGAAGTGCAGGTGCTGCTCGTCAACCTGGGCTCCGAGCCTTTCACTGTCACGCGCGGCATGCGCATCGCCCAGCTGGTCGTCGCGCCGGTTCTCCAGGTCGAGCCGGTCGAGGTCGAGCTGGTCGACGAGACGCCGCGTGCCGCCGGCGGGTTCGGCTCGACGGGCCTGGGCTAG
- the ubiB gene encoding 2-polyprenylphenol 6-hydroxylase translates to MIGSLVHLVRNLRAGFVLAREGALALVDPSALPPSARLGLRIARIIERPQAGDGATRLSKALTRLGPSYVKFGQFLATRPDIVGVAAARDLERLQDRMPPFPRAEAVRMVEVALGRPIDELFLEFSEPIAAASIAQVHRARIRTAEGEEILAVKVVRPGVREGFARDLQAMRAAARLFERMVPDARRLKPLEIVEALARSVSVEMDLRLEAAAVSELAENTKDDPDFRVPKPEWDLTARDVLTTTWIDGIRLNDLAGIEAAGLDRVALGRTVIQSFLRHAIRDGYFHADMHPGNLFVDAEGRLVAVDFGIMGRLGMKERRFLAEILLGFIRRDYLRVAQVHFEAGYVPPHHSVEDFAQAIRAIGEPIHDRRADEISMAKLLTLLFEITALFDMATRIELVMLQKTMVVVEGVARNLDPKLDMWTTSEPVVRDWIERNLGPLGRAEQAGRGLWTLAGVIGDLPELALRAERVLNQLEDVTAKGVMLDQDSVAAIGRAEARGNRWGVAALWIIAASLMIMLFRGFA, encoded by the coding sequence GTGATCGGCAGCCTCGTTCATCTCGTCCGCAATCTGCGCGCCGGCTTCGTCCTGGCCCGCGAGGGCGCGCTCGCGCTCGTCGATCCGAGCGCCCTGCCGCCGTCAGCGCGGCTGGGTCTGCGGATCGCGCGGATCATCGAACGGCCGCAGGCCGGCGACGGCGCGACGCGCCTCTCGAAGGCATTGACGCGGCTCGGTCCGTCTTACGTGAAATTCGGCCAGTTCCTGGCCACCCGTCCCGACATCGTCGGCGTGGCGGCCGCCCGCGACCTGGAGCGCCTGCAGGATCGCATGCCGCCCTTCCCCCGTGCGGAAGCCGTACGCATGGTCGAGGTCGCCCTCGGCCGTCCCATCGACGAGCTTTTTCTCGAATTCAGCGAGCCGATCGCCGCCGCCTCCATCGCGCAGGTCCACAGGGCCCGCATTCGCACGGCCGAGGGCGAGGAGATCCTCGCGGTGAAGGTGGTGCGGCCCGGCGTGCGCGAGGGCTTCGCCCGCGATCTCCAGGCCATGCGCGCCGCCGCCCGCCTGTTCGAGCGCATGGTGCCCGATGCGCGCCGCCTCAAGCCGCTCGAGATCGTGGAGGCGCTGGCCCGCTCCGTCTCCGTCGAGATGGATCTGCGGCTCGAGGCCGCCGCCGTCTCGGAGCTTGCGGAAAACACCAAGGACGATCCGGATTTCCGCGTGCCGAAGCCGGAATGGGACCTGACCGCCCGCGACGTGCTCACCACCACCTGGATCGACGGCATCCGCCTCAACGATCTGGCGGGAATCGAGGCGGCGGGCCTCGACCGGGTGGCGCTCGGGCGCACCGTGATCCAGTCCTTCCTGCGCCACGCCATCCGCGACGGCTATTTCCATGCCGACATGCATCCCGGCAACCTGTTCGTGGATGCCGAGGGCCGCCTCGTCGCGGTCGATTTCGGCATCATGGGCCGGCTCGGCATGAAGGAGCGGCGCTTCCTGGCCGAAATTCTTTTGGGCTTCATCCGCCGCGATTACCTGCGCGTGGCGCAGGTGCATTTCGAGGCCGGCTATGTGCCGCCGCATCATTCGGTGGAGGATTTCGCGCAAGCGATCCGCGCCATCGGCGAGCCGATCCACGACCGGCGCGCCGACGAGATCTCCATGGCGAAGCTGCTCACGCTTCTCTTCGAGATCACGGCGCTCTTCGACATGGCGACCCGCATCGAGCTCGTCATGCTGCAGAAGACCATGGTCGTGGTGGAGGGCGTGGCCCGCAACCTCGATCCGAAGCTCGACATGTGGACCACGTCCGAGCCTGTGGTGCGCGACTGGATCGAGCGCAATCTCGGCCCCCTCGGCCGCGCCGAGCAGGCAGGAAGAGGCCTGTGGACGCTGGCCGGCGTCATCGGCGACCTGCCGGAGCTTGCTTTGCGCGCCGAGCGCGTGCTCAACCAGCTCGAGGACGTGACGGCCAAGGGCGTGATGCTCGACCAGGACAGCGTCGCCGCCATCGGCCGTGCCGAGGCGCGGGGCAACCGCTGGGGCGTGGCGGCCTTGTGGATTATCGCCGCCTCCCTGATGATCATGCTGTTCAGGGGCTTCGCATGA
- the mutM gene encoding bifunctional DNA-formamidopyrimidine glycosylase/DNA-(apurinic or apyrimidinic site) lyase, with amino-acid sequence MPELPEVETVRRGLEPAMVGARFTKVAQRRPDLRFPFPERFAQRLEGQEVQSLSRRAKYLLADLSSGEVLVMHLGMSGRFLVTQGGKTRVPGEFHYEHGGLGAHDHVVFQLSNGATITYNDARRFGFMDLVPRSGIETSKHFSGMGIEPLGNELSGETIARLFQGKRTPLKAALLDQRLIAGLGNIYVCEALFRTGLHPEAPAGSLATKTGKPTEKAHRLADIIRDVLAEAVEAGGSTLRDHAQVDGSLGYFQHSFKVYDREGESCVTPACTGTVTRLVQSGRSTFYCPVCQKRSRA; translated from the coding sequence ATGCCCGAACTGCCTGAAGTCGAAACCGTGCGCCGCGGCCTGGAGCCCGCCATGGTCGGCGCCCGCTTCACCAAGGTCGCCCAGCGCCGGCCCGATCTGCGCTTCCCCTTCCCGGAGCGGTTCGCCCAGAGGCTCGAGGGGCAGGAGGTCCAATCCTTGAGCCGCCGGGCCAAGTATCTGCTGGCCGATCTCTCCTCCGGCGAGGTGCTGGTCATGCATCTGGGCATGTCCGGCCGGTTTCTCGTGACGCAAGGGGGCAAAACCCGCGTGCCGGGCGAGTTCCACTACGAGCACGGGGGCCTCGGCGCCCATGACCATGTGGTGTTCCAGCTCTCCAACGGCGCGACCATCACCTATAACGACGCCCGCCGCTTCGGCTTCATGGACCTGGTGCCGCGCTCGGGGATCGAGACCTCGAAGCATTTTTCCGGCATGGGCATCGAGCCTCTCGGCAACGAGCTCTCCGGCGAGACCATCGCCCGGCTCTTCCAGGGCAAGCGCACGCCCCTGAAGGCCGCGCTTCTCGATCAGCGCCTGATCGCGGGGCTCGGCAACATCTATGTCTGCGAAGCCCTGTTCCGCACCGGCCTGCACCCGGAAGCCCCGGCGGGCTCTCTCGCAACGAAAACGGGCAAGCCGACGGAGAAGGCGCACAGGCTCGCCGATATCATCCGGGACGTGCTCGCGGAGGCCGTGGAGGCCGGCGGCTCGACCCTGCGCGATCATGCTCAGGTCGACGGCTCGCTCGGTTATTTCCAGCACTCCTTCAAGGTCTATGACCGGGAAGGAGAGTCCTGCGTGACGCCCGCCTGCACCGGCACGGTGACGCGCCTCGTGCAATCCGGACGCTCCACCTTCTATTGCCCGGTCTGCCAGAAGCGCTCCCGCGCCTGA
- the dnaA gene encoding chromosomal replication initiator protein DnaA, with protein sequence MASDVWARVKRRLRAELGEDIFASWFGRLELDSVVEGCAYLTVPTRFLKSWIESHYADRVLAVYRSEAGDVGRISIGVRNTLGRDPAAQRRTSEAPRTTPTASMAMPSMTSEIKSPSMASAHEDRSESGDLGGAPLDSRLTFDSFIVGRSNALAHAAADRVAHAQNGQAIYNPLYLHAGVGLGKTHLLHAIGHEVRAQGRRVIYLTADRFMYGFVASLKAQTSLAFKERLRGIDLLVIDDVQFIQGKQIQQEFGHTLNALIDAGRQIVIAADRPPADLENLDERVRSRLAGGLVVEVSALDEALRTSILTTRIDALKTIHPTFEVGSSVIAYVARAITANGRDLEGAVNRLLAHATLTSSAITLETAETAIRDLVRNREPKRVKIEDIQKLVASRYNVSRSDILSERRTAAVVRPRQIAMYLSKVLTLRSLPEIGRRFGGRDHTTVLHAVRKIEKALGEDHALSDEVELLKRMLQE encoded by the coding sequence ATGGCATCGGATGTATGGGCGCGGGTGAAGCGCCGCCTCCGGGCCGAACTGGGCGAGGACATCTTCGCCAGCTGGTTCGGTCGCCTGGAGCTGGATTCGGTGGTCGAGGGCTGTGCCTATCTGACGGTTCCCACCCGCTTCCTGAAGAGCTGGATCGAATCCCACTATGCCGATCGGGTGCTGGCGGTTTACCGCTCCGAGGCCGGCGATGTGGGGCGCATCTCCATCGGCGTGCGCAACACGCTTGGACGCGATCCGGCCGCCCAGCGCCGGACGAGCGAAGCCCCGCGCACGACACCGACCGCTTCGATGGCGATGCCCAGCATGACAAGCGAGATCAAGTCTCCCTCCATGGCGTCCGCCCACGAGGACCGCAGCGAGTCCGGCGATCTCGGCGGCGCGCCGCTCGATTCCCGCCTGACCTTCGACAGCTTCATCGTCGGCCGCTCCAATGCGCTCGCCCATGCGGCCGCCGACCGCGTCGCCCATGCCCAGAACGGCCAGGCCATCTACAACCCGCTCTATCTCCATGCGGGTGTGGGCCTCGGCAAGACGCATCTTCTGCATGCTATCGGCCACGAGGTGCGCGCGCAGGGACGCAGGGTGATCTATCTCACCGCCGACCGCTTCATGTACGGTTTCGTCGCCTCCCTGAAGGCGCAGACGTCGCTCGCCTTCAAGGAGCGCCTGCGTGGCATCGACCTGCTCGTCATCGACGACGTGCAGTTCATCCAGGGCAAGCAGATCCAGCAGGAATTCGGCCACACGCTGAATGCCCTGATCGATGCGGGCCGCCAGATCGTCATCGCCGCGGACCGTCCGCCGGCCGATCTGGAAAATCTCGACGAGCGCGTGCGCTCGCGTCTTGCCGGCGGTCTCGTGGTCGAGGTCAGCGCGCTCGACGAGGCGCTGCGCACCTCGATCCTCACCACGCGCATCGATGCCCTGAAAACGATCCACCCCACCTTCGAGGTCGGCTCGAGCGTCATCGCCTATGTCGCCCGTGCCATCACCGCCAACGGGCGCGATCTCGAAGGCGCGGTCAACCGCCTGCTCGCCCATGCGACGCTCACCAGTTCCGCGATCACCCTGGAAACCGCCGAGACCGCGATCCGCGATCTCGTGCGCAACCGGGAGCCCAAGCGGGTCAAGATCGAGGATATCCAGAAGCTGGTGGCGTCCCGCTACAACGTCTCCCGCTCCGACATCCTGTCGGAGCGCCGCACCGCCGCCGTGGTGCGCCCGCGCCAGATCGCCATGTACCTGTCCAAGGTGCTGACCTTGCGTTCCCTGCCTGAGATCGGCCGCCGCTTCGGTGGGCGGGACCACACCACGGTGCTCCACGCCGTGCGCAAGATCGAGAAGGCCTTAGGCGAGGACCACGCCCTCTCCGACGAGGTCGAGCTCCTCAAGCGGATGCTGCAGGAGTAA
- the coaBC gene encoding bifunctional phosphopantothenoylcysteine decarboxylase/phosphopantothenate--cysteine ligase CoaBC produces MTALSGKRILLVIGGGIAAYKSLDLIRRLRERGASVRCVLTAGAQQFITPLAVSALTGQRSHTDLFDREDEADIGHIKLARDADLVVVAPATANLMAKMAGGHADDLASTVLLATTLPILIAPAMNVRMWLHPATQRNLKVLQADGVHVVGPNDGAMAEAEFGPGRMAEPLEIAAAVERLLAPSGPLAGKHVIVTSGPTHEPIDPVRYIANRSSGKQGHAIAKAAAEAGARVTLISGPVTLPDPSGVTIVHVDSAREMLEAVEKALPADIGIFAAAVADWRVANAGEQKIKKKDGALPNLSLTENPDILATISHLSDNRPPLMVGFAAETENVIEHAKQKLAKKGCDLIVANDVSTETGVMGGDSNSVHLVTASDVETWPTLSKTDVAKKLVERLGLVGGERP; encoded by the coding sequence ATGACGGCGCTTTCAGGCAAACGCATCCTCCTCGTCATCGGCGGCGGCATCGCGGCCTACAAGTCGCTCGACCTCATCCGCCGTCTGCGCGAGCGCGGCGCCTCAGTGCGCTGCGTGCTCACCGCCGGTGCGCAGCAATTCATCACGCCGCTTGCGGTGTCTGCTCTCACCGGCCAGCGCTCGCATACCGATCTCTTCGACCGCGAAGACGAGGCCGATATCGGGCATATCAAGCTCGCCCGCGACGCGGATCTCGTCGTCGTCGCGCCGGCCACCGCCAATCTCATGGCGAAGATGGCGGGAGGGCATGCGGACGATCTCGCCTCGACGGTGCTTCTCGCCACGACCCTTCCCATCCTGATCGCGCCGGCGATGAACGTGCGCATGTGGCTGCACCCGGCGACGCAGCGTAATCTGAAAGTCCTGCAGGCTGACGGCGTGCATGTGGTCGGCCCCAACGACGGCGCGATGGCGGAGGCCGAGTTCGGACCCGGCCGCATGGCCGAGCCTTTGGAGATCGCGGCGGCCGTCGAGCGCCTGCTGGCACCCTCGGGACCGCTTGCCGGCAAGCATGTGATCGTGACGTCCGGGCCGACGCATGAGCCCATCGACCCCGTGCGCTACATCGCCAACCGCTCCTCCGGCAAGCAGGGCCACGCCATCGCGAAAGCCGCGGCAGAGGCCGGCGCGCGCGTGACCCTGATCTCCGGCCCCGTCACCTTGCCCGATCCCTCCGGCGTCACGATCGTGCATGTGGACAGTGCGCGCGAGATGCTCGAGGCCGTCGAAAAGGCGCTGCCGGCCGATATCGGCATCTTCGCCGCCGCCGTCGCCGACTGGCGCGTTGCCAATGCGGGCGAGCAGAAGATCAAGAAGAAGGACGGCGCCTTGCCGAACCTGTCACTGACGGAAAATCCCGATATTCTCGCCACCATTTCGCACCTCTCGGACAACCGCCCGCCGCTCATGGTGGGCTTTGCGGCTGAGACCGAGAACGTGATCGAGCATGCGAAGCAGAAGCTCGCGAAGAAGGGCTGCGACCTCATCGTTGCCAACGACGTCTCGACCGAAACGGGGGTCATGGGCGGCGACAGCAATAGCGTGCATCTCGTCACGGCCTCGGATGTGGAGACCTGGCCGACCCTGTCGAAGACCGATGTCGCGAAGAAGCTCGTTGAACGTCTGGGTCTGGTGGGAGGCGAAAGACCATGA